From one Rhizobium rosettiformans genomic stretch:
- a CDS encoding DsbA family protein — protein MALNFKMIASASVALLPALLPLPAVALDDAQKKEFGEFIREYLIENPEIMLEVQESLQKKQEEIRSQRSAEALSTNRDAIFNSAYDLAIGNPEGDVTVVEFFDYNCGYCRRAHADMEAVIAEDKNVRYVLKEFPILGPDSEAAHKVSDAVRKLSPDNYGAFFRAMMTQDGRASEESAIAIAGELGLAEDAIRAKMAESSNAEQVQEAYQLATSLGITGTPSYVIGNETVPGAVGKEAIVAKVGNVRACGKATC, from the coding sequence ATGGCCCTGAACTTCAAGATGATCGCCAGCGCAAGCGTGGCACTCCTTCCCGCCCTGCTGCCGCTTCCGGCCGTGGCTCTCGACGATGCACAGAAGAAGGAATTCGGCGAATTCATCCGCGAATACCTCATCGAGAACCCCGAAATCATGCTCGAAGTGCAGGAATCCCTGCAGAAGAAGCAGGAAGAGATCCGCTCGCAGCGCTCGGCCGAGGCCCTCTCGACCAACAGGGACGCGATCTTCAATTCTGCCTATGATCTGGCCATCGGCAATCCGGAGGGCGATGTCACCGTGGTCGAGTTCTTCGACTACAATTGCGGCTATTGCCGACGGGCCCATGCCGACATGGAAGCCGTCATCGCCGAGGACAAGAATGTCCGCTACGTCCTCAAGGAATTCCCGATCCTCGGACCGGACTCGGAAGCCGCGCACAAGGTGTCGGATGCCGTGCGCAAACTGTCGCCCGACAACTACGGTGCCTTCTTCCGCGCCATGATGACCCAGGACGGCCGCGCCTCGGAAGAGAGCGCGATCGCCATTGCCGGCGAGCTCGGCCTGGCCGAGGATGCCATTCGCGCCAAGATGGCCGAAAGCTCGAATGCCGAACAGGTGCAGGAAGCCTATCAGCTGGCGACCAGCCTCGGCATCACCGGCACGCCTTCCTATGTCATCGGCAACGAAACCGTTCCTGGCGCCGTTGGCAAGGAAGCGATCGTCGCCAAGGTCGGTAATGTGCGCGCCTGCGGCAAGGCCACCTGCTGA
- the prfB gene encoding peptide chain release factor 2 (programmed frameshift), giving the protein MRNEIENVVDEIKQAISLLRRHLDWDQAIRRLDWLNNKAEDPNLWNDAQEAQKLMRERQQLDDSIAGVKRLEQAMNDNIELIEMGEEEGDESVVKDAEDQLKALKTEAARRQVEAMLSGEADGNDTYVEVHSGAGGTESQDWANMLLRMYTRWAERSGFKVEVLEVHDGEEAGIKSATILIKGHNAYGWMKTESGVHRLVRISPYDSNARRHTSFSSIWVYPVVDDSIQIEINESDCRIDTYRSSGAGGQHVNTTDSAVRITHIPTGIAVACQQERSQHKNRAKAWDMLRARLYEVELKKREEAANAEAASKTDIGWGHQIRSYVLQPYQLVKDLRTGVESTDPDSVLNGELNEFMEAALAHRISGKASEVSDID; this is encoded by the exons ATGCGTAATGAAATCGAGAATGTCGTCGACGAAATCAAGCAGGCCATAAGCCTGCTGAGGAGGCATCTT GACTGGGACCAGGCGATAAGACGACTGGACTGGTTGAACAACAAGGCCGAGGATCCGAACCTCTGGAACGATGCCCAGGAAGCCCAGAAGCTGATGCGCGAGCGCCAGCAGCTGGATGACAGCATTGCTGGCGTGAAGCGTCTCGAACAGGCGATGAACGACAACATCGAGCTGATCGAGATGGGCGAGGAAGAGGGCGACGAGAGCGTCGTCAAGGACGCCGAGGACCAGCTCAAGGCCCTGAAGACGGAAGCTGCCCGCCGACAGGTCGAGGCCATGCTCTCCGGCGAAGCCGATGGCAACGACACCTATGTGGAAGTCCATTCCGGCGCCGGTGGCACCGAAAGCCAGGACTGGGCCAACATGCTTCTGCGCATGTATACCCGCTGGGCCGAACGCTCTGGCTTCAAGGTGGAAGTCCTGGAAGTGCATGACGGCGAAGAAGCCGGCATCAAGTCCGCGACCATCCTGATCAAGGGTCACAATGCCTATGGCTGGATGAAGACCGAATCGGGCGTGCATCGCCTGGTCCGCATCTCGCCCTACGATTCGAATGCCCGTCGCCACACCTCGTTCTCGTCGATCTGGGTCTACCCGGTCGTCGACGACTCGATCCAGATCGAGATCAACGAAAGCGATTGCCGCATCGACACCTACCGCTCCTCGGGCGCCGGCGGACAGCACGTCAACACGACCGACTCGGCTGTGCGCATCACGCATATCCCGACCGGCATCGCGGTTGCCTGCCAGCAGGAACGCTCGCAGCACAAGAACCGCGCCAAGGCCTGGGACATGCTGCGGGCCCGTCTCTACGAGGTGGAGCTGAAGAAGCGCGAAGAAGCAGCCAATGCCGAAGCCGCCTCCAAGACGGATATCGGCTGGGGTCACCAGATCCGCTCCTACGTGCTGCAGCCCTACCAGCTGGTCAAGGACCTCCGCACCGGTGTTGAAAGCACCGATCCGGATAGCGTCCT
- a CDS encoding N-acetylmuramoyl-L-alanine amidase, with the protein MAVPAGRKHALWSRIVLAALVWLAPIAPVVGSVHAVTAEAPLGRLVAYGARIAGDEARTRIVLDFDRAPTIATRYIANPDRIVVDLPATAFAFAADDLKATGLFSDIRYGSMDATSARLVLTAARPARLATATVMPNEAEGGYRLVLDAELVPAQEFAALVSGQAWSEPQEAASPTSALPVAAPATEEFIIAIDAGHGGIDAGATGASTKTAEKDITLAFAKILQEKLKDLPGIRAVMTRDADKFLSLSERVLIARQKGADLLISLHADTLRQADIRGATVYTISDKASDHMAAQLAERENFSDTIGGVQLPTETEPEVGDILLDLTRRETQAFSIAMAQAVVGSFEGQISLINNPHRHAGFRVLQAPDVPSILLELGFLSNKEDEKLLLDPVWRDRVADLLVEAIKRYREPQFANGG; encoded by the coding sequence TTGGCGGTACCGGCGGGGCGAAAACATGCGCTTTGGAGCCGAATCGTTCTGGCGGCGCTCGTCTGGCTGGCGCCGATTGCACCTGTTGTCGGCTCAGTTCATGCCGTGACCGCTGAGGCGCCTCTCGGACGTCTCGTGGCCTATGGCGCGCGCATCGCCGGAGATGAGGCGCGGACCCGCATCGTTCTCGACTTCGATCGCGCACCGACGATCGCCACCCGCTACATCGCCAACCCCGATCGTATTGTCGTCGACCTTCCGGCCACGGCCTTTGCCTTCGCGGCAGATGACCTGAAGGCGACCGGCCTGTTCAGCGACATTCGTTACGGCTCAATGGATGCGACTTCCGCCCGTCTGGTCCTGACGGCGGCACGTCCAGCGCGGCTTGCAACCGCCACCGTGATGCCGAACGAGGCTGAAGGCGGCTATCGGCTGGTACTCGATGCCGAACTGGTGCCGGCCCAGGAATTCGCCGCACTTGTCTCGGGTCAGGCCTGGAGCGAACCGCAGGAGGCTGCTTCGCCCACGAGCGCGCTTCCGGTCGCGGCTCCGGCGACCGAGGAGTTTATCATCGCGATCGACGCGGGCCATGGCGGTATCGATGCCGGCGCTACGGGGGCATCCACCAAGACGGCTGAAAAGGACATCACGCTCGCCTTTGCCAAGATCTTGCAAGAGAAGCTGAAGGACCTGCCGGGCATCCGCGCTGTGATGACGCGCGACGCCGACAAGTTCTTGTCGCTCTCCGAGCGCGTGCTGATTGCGCGCCAGAAGGGGGCCGATCTCCTGATCTCGCTGCATGCCGACACGCTGCGCCAGGCCGATATCCGTGGCGCTACGGTCTACACGATTTCGGACAAGGCCTCCGACCACATGGCGGCCCAGCTGGCGGAGCGCGAAAACTTTTCCGACACCATCGGCGGGGTGCAGCTGCCGACGGAAACGGAGCCTGAGGTCGGCGACATCTTGCTCGATCTGACGCGTCGGGAAACGCAGGCCTTCTCGATCGCCATGGCCCAGGCCGTGGTCGGTTCCTTCGAGGGGCAGATCTCGCTGATCAACAATCCCCACCGCCATGCCGGCTTCCGAGTTCTGCAGGCGCCCGATGTGCCCTCCATTCTTCTGGAGCTCGGATTCCTGTCCAACAAGGAAGACGAAAAGCTGCTGCTCGATCCGGTCTGGCGCGACAGGGTGGCCGATCTTCTGGTTGAGGCGATCAAGCGATATCGCGAGCCGCAGTTCGCCAATGGCGGTTAG
- a CDS encoding Rne/Rng family ribonuclease — MADKMLIDASHEEETRVVVVRGNRIEEFDFESQHKKQIRGNIYLAKVTRVEPSLQAAFVDYGGNRHGFLAFAEIHPDYYQIPLADRQALLRAEAEEHRKENDVEGDEVFNDPAQQDQPDIGINTTNSVTSAIVDDVAAELAAEADADVAATAVVEGESEVAAEEPVAKAKPKRVRKPRAKKAAAEETTAEDGSEGSDDVDGGTIAAMVDMDEISEEAGGRRGGRRDDDDGDDDDDDHVEEKEEIESVGAEDAMEEVPDRVQRKPRKQYRIQEVIKRRQILLVQVAKEERGNKGAALTTYLSLAGRYSVLMPNTARGGGISRKITQPTDRKRLKEIARGLEVPQGMGVILRTAGANRTKVEIKRDFEYLMRLWENVRTLTLASTAPCLVYEEGSLIKRSIRDLYNKDISEIIVSGEEGYREAKDFMKMLMPSHAKVVQPYRDLHPIFARSGIEAQLDKMLQPQVTLKSGGYIIINQTEALVSIDVNSGRSTREYSIEDTALQTNLEAAEEVARQLRLRDLAGLIVIDFIDMEEKRNNRAVEKKLKDCLKNDRARIQVGRISHFGLLEMSRQRIRASVLESTTQVCPHCAGTGLIRSQSSVALHVLRGIEEFLLKATTHDIIVHTTPETALYLLNQKRDTIVDYEGRFGVSIVIDGGMPAQHGGSQHFTIERGEAVENPVKIESLLSLLPEIEEEDDYVPEAEDEDEEEIVVAAKAETAPQPARADSEDGNRKRKRRRRRRGKNGQNGNGTHADGQNGDNGADLDDEDGDEGEDDAGESNGEIRAIEAEGDGNGDDAQKRKRRRRGKRGGRRNRPGEEGSMEASDENDDNGDGDDADEVSVEAVTADAAEVVEAVETEVVADAPAADKPKPRRTRKAKVSAEPEAVAEVAPAAVVAAPVAPVAEAVVEKAPVAAPAPVAAPAPAPAAEEAKPARANRESNVASSEPVVTSVKATEDSADAKPKKGGWWQKRGGFF, encoded by the coding sequence ATGGCAGACAAAATGCTAATCGACGCGTCTCACGAAGAAGAGACGCGCGTTGTCGTCGTTCGCGGTAACCGTATTGAAGAATTCGACTTCGAATCCCAGCACAAGAAGCAGATACGCGGCAATATCTATCTGGCAAAAGTAACGAGGGTCGAGCCCTCGCTGCAGGCCGCCTTCGTCGATTACGGCGGCAACCGTCACGGCTTCCTGGCCTTTGCCGAAATCCACCCCGACTACTACCAGATCCCGCTTGCCGACCGTCAGGCACTGCTTCGTGCGGAAGCCGAAGAACACCGCAAGGAAAACGACGTCGAAGGCGATGAGGTCTTCAACGACCCTGCCCAGCAAGATCAGCCCGACATCGGTATCAACACCACCAACTCCGTCACCTCGGCGATCGTTGATGACGTGGCAGCCGAACTGGCGGCTGAAGCCGATGCTGATGTCGCCGCAACAGCCGTCGTCGAAGGCGAGAGCGAAGTCGCTGCCGAAGAGCCTGTGGCCAAGGCCAAGCCGAAGCGGGTTCGCAAGCCGCGCGCCAAGAAGGCCGCCGCCGAGGAAACCACTGCCGAGGATGGCAGCGAAGGCTCCGACGACGTCGATGGCGGCACGATCGCTGCCATGGTCGACATGGACGAGATTTCCGAAGAAGCCGGCGGACGCCGCGGCGGCCGTCGTGACGATGATGACGGCGACGATGATGACGACGATCACGTCGAAGAAAAGGAAGAGATCGAATCCGTTGGCGCCGAAGACGCCATGGAAGAGGTTCCGGATCGCGTCCAGCGCAAGCCGCGCAAGCAGTATCGCATCCAGGAAGTGATCAAGCGCCGGCAGATCCTGCTCGTGCAGGTCGCCAAGGAAGAGCGTGGCAATAAGGGTGCTGCTCTCACCACCTATCTGTCGCTCGCCGGTCGTTACTCGGTTCTGATGCCGAACACGGCACGTGGCGGCGGCATTTCCCGCAAGATCACCCAGCCGACCGACCGCAAGCGGTTGAAGGAAATCGCCCGCGGGCTCGAAGTGCCGCAGGGCATGGGCGTGATCCTGCGCACCGCCGGTGCCAACCGCACCAAGGTCGAGATCAAGCGCGACTTCGAATATCTGATGCGCCTGTGGGAGAACGTCCGCACGCTGACGCTCGCCTCCACCGCGCCGTGCCTGGTCTATGAGGAGGGCTCGCTGATCAAGCGCTCGATCCGCGACCTCTACAACAAGGACATTTCCGAGATTATCGTCTCGGGCGAAGAAGGCTATCGTGAAGCGAAAGACTTCATGAAGATGCTGATGCCGAGCCATGCCAAGGTGGTTCAGCCCTATCGCGACCTGCATCCGATCTTCGCGCGCTCGGGCATCGAAGCCCAGCTTGACAAGATGCTGCAGCCGCAGGTGACGCTGAAGTCGGGCGGCTACATCATCATCAACCAGACAGAAGCGCTGGTGTCGATCGACGTCAACTCCGGTCGTTCGACCCGCGAATATTCGATCGAGGACACTGCCCTCCAGACGAACCTGGAAGCCGCTGAAGAAGTCGCCCGCCAGCTGCGTCTGCGCGACCTTGCCGGCCTGATCGTCATCGACTTCATCGACATGGAAGAAAAGCGCAACAACCGCGCTGTCGAGAAGAAGCTGAAGGATTGCCTGAAAAACGACCGCGCCCGCATTCAGGTCGGCCGCATCTCGCATTTCGGCCTTCTGGAAATGTCGCGCCAGCGTATCCGCGCCTCGGTTCTGGAATCGACCACGCAGGTCTGCCCGCATTGCGCCGGTACCGGCCTCATCCGCTCGCAGTCTTCCGTTGCCCTGCATGTTCTGCGCGGCATCGAAGAGTTCCTGCTGAAGGCGACGACGCACGACATCATCGTGCACACGACGCCGGAGACGGCACTCTACCTCCTCAACCAGAAGCGTGACACGATCGTCGACTATGAAGGCCGCTTCGGCGTGTCCATCGTCATCGACGGCGGCATGCCCGCCCAGCATGGCGGCTCGCAGCACTTCACCATCGAACGCGGCGAGGCCGTCGAGAACCCGGTGAAGATCGAAAGCCTGCTGTCGCTTCTGCCCGAGATCGAGGAAGAGGACGACTACGTTCCGGAAGCCGAGGACGAAGACGAGGAAGAAATCGTCGTCGCCGCCAAGGCCGAGACCGCGCCGCAGCCGGCTCGCGCCGACAGCGAAGACGGCAATCGCAAGCGCAAGCGTCGTCGTCGTCGCCGCGGCAAGAATGGCCAGAACGGCAACGGCACCCATGCGGACGGCCAGAATGGCGACAACGGTGCCGACCTCGATGATGAGGATGGTGACGAGGGCGAGGACGATGCCGGCGAAAGCAATGGCGAGATCCGCGCAATCGAAGCCGAAGGAGACGGCAATGGTGACGACGCCCAGAAGCGCAAGCGCCGCCGTCGCGGCAAGCGCGGGGGCCGTCGCAATCGTCCGGGCGAAGAAGGCTCGATGGAAGCTTCCGACGAGAACGACGACAATGGTGACGGCGATGACGCGGACGAGGTGTCGGTCGAGGCCGTAACCGCTGATGCCGCCGAGGTTGTCGAAGCGGTTGAAACCGAAGTTGTCGCCGATGCTCCGGCAGCCGACAAGCCGAAGCCGCGCCGCACGCGCAAGGCCAAGGTGAGTGCCGAACCCGAAGCTGTGGCCGAGGTGGCACCTGCCGCCGTTGTCGCTGCGCCGGTGGCACCTGTTGCCGAGGCCGTCGTCGAAAAAGCACCGGTTGCCGCACCGGCTCCGGTCGCTGCACCGGCCCCTGCTCCGGCTGCCGAAGAGGCAAAGCCGGCCCGCGCCAACCGCGAATCCAACGTGGCGTCGTCCGAACCGGTCGTGACTTCGGTCAAGGCCACGGAAGACAGCGCCGATGCCAAGCCCAAGAAGGGCGGCTGGTGGCAGAAGCGCGGTGGTTTCTTCTAA
- the aroQ gene encoding type II 3-dehydroquinate dehydratase: MSKTIFVLNGPNLNMLGKREPGIYGGKTLADIEADCKAAGAELGLTIDFRQSNHEGDLVSWLHEAGEKSVGVAINAGAYTHTSIALHDAIKAVSPLPVIEVHISNVHAREEFRHKSVIAPACKGVICGFGPHSYILALQALKTITQ, translated from the coding sequence ATGAGCAAAACCATTTTCGTGCTGAACGGCCCCAATCTCAACATGCTGGGAAAGCGGGAACCGGGGATCTATGGCGGCAAGACGCTCGCCGATATCGAGGCAGACTGCAAGGCCGCCGGCGCCGAGCTCGGGCTGACCATCGACTTCCGCCAGTCCAATCATGAGGGTGACCTCGTGAGCTGGTTGCACGAGGCAGGCGAGAAGTCGGTCGGCGTCGCAATCAATGCCGGGGCCTATACGCATACGTCGATTGCCCTGCATGACGCGATCAAGGCCGTATCTCCGCTTCCGGTGATCGAGGTGCATATTTCCAACGTGCATGCGCGCGAGGAATTCCGCCACAAATCGGTGATAGCGCCCGCGTGCAAGGGCGTGATCTGCGGCTTCGGACCTCATAGCTACATCCTGGCGCTTCAGGCGCTGAAAACCATCACGCAATAA
- a CDS encoding penicillin-binding protein 1A — MIRLIGYLFGLASVLALGVAAVIAVYLIGVTKDLPDYEVLASYSPPVTTRIHAGNGALMAEYARERRLFLPIQAIPDRVKAAFLSAEDKNFYNHPGVDITGLGRAILVNVQNLGSGRRPVGASTITQQVAKNFLLSSDQTMDRKIKEAILSFRIEQAYSKDKILELYLNEIFFGLNAYGIAGAALTYFDKSVTELTIAETAYLAALPKGPNNYHPFRRTEAALERRNWVIDRMVENGFVVREEGEEAKKEPLGVNLRRTGSSLFASDYFAEEVRRQIIERYGDQALYEGGLSVRTSLDPKMQVAARKALQSALLTYDQRRGFREPIKTISLEGDWGVPLAEIPALADVPEWKVAVVLDVAADGVDIGLQPAKEGGGKVVAERVRGRIAPGDMEWAFRSASADRKSTKSPIGVLNPGDVVYVEAKEEGSSAYRLRQLPKVQGGLVAMDPHTGRVLALAGGFSYAQSEFNRATQAMRQPGSSFKPFVYAAALDTGYTPASVIMDAPVEFVSGGQVWRPQNYGGGSAGPQTLRLGIEKSRNLMTVRLANDMGMNLVAEYAERFGIYNKMNPVLAMSLGSGETTVMRMVSAYAVFANGGKQIKPTLIDRIQDRHGKTIFRHEDRICEACNAERFTGQEEPVVVDNREQVLDPMTAYQITSMMEGVVTRGTAAGKIKLDRPVAGKTGTSNDEKDAWFVGYTPDLVAGVYIGFDQPAPMGRGSTGGSLAAPVFNDFMQMATADTPPGQFFVPAGMSFIPVNRTTGMFAYEGEPDTIIEAFKPGTGPADSLSIIGMDGYAAPEEILRDSPQANQAVTSGSGGLF, encoded by the coding sequence ATGATCAGACTGATTGGATATCTCTTCGGATTGGCGTCCGTGCTTGCGCTCGGCGTCGCGGCGGTCATCGCCGTCTATCTGATAGGTGTAACCAAGGACCTGCCGGACTACGAGGTTCTCGCGAGCTATTCGCCGCCGGTCACGACCCGCATACATGCCGGCAACGGTGCGCTGATGGCGGAATATGCCCGCGAGCGCCGCCTGTTCCTCCCGATCCAGGCGATCCCGGACCGCGTCAAGGCGGCCTTCCTCTCGGCTGAAGACAAGAATTTCTACAACCATCCGGGCGTTGATATCACCGGTCTCGGTCGCGCGATCCTGGTTAACGTCCAGAACCTTGGGTCTGGACGTCGCCCGGTGGGCGCTTCGACGATCACCCAGCAGGTGGCGAAGAACTTCCTCCTGTCGTCCGACCAGACCATGGACCGCAAGATCAAGGAAGCGATCCTGTCCTTCCGCATCGAGCAGGCCTATTCGAAGGACAAGATCCTCGAACTCTATCTGAACGAGATCTTCTTCGGCTTGAATGCCTATGGCATCGCCGGCGCGGCACTCACCTATTTCGACAAATCGGTAACAGAACTGACCATCGCCGAAACCGCCTATCTCGCGGCTCTCCCCAAGGGCCCAAACAACTATCATCCCTTCCGCCGCACCGAAGCCGCGCTCGAGCGCCGCAACTGGGTCATCGACCGCATGGTCGAAAATGGCTTCGTTGTCCGCGAGGAGGGCGAGGAGGCCAAGAAGGAACCGCTCGGCGTCAACCTGCGCCGGACCGGATCCTCGCTCTTCGCCTCGGATTACTTCGCCGAGGAAGTCCGTCGCCAGATCATCGAACGGTATGGCGACCAGGCGCTCTATGAAGGCGGCCTTTCGGTTCGCACCTCGCTCGATCCGAAGATGCAGGTTGCGGCCCGCAAGGCGCTGCAGTCGGCGCTCCTGACATATGATCAGCGTCGCGGCTTCCGCGAACCGATCAAGACCATTTCGCTGGAAGGCGATTGGGGCGTTCCGCTCGCCGAAATCCCCGCGCTTGCCGATGTGCCGGAATGGAAGGTCGCCGTCGTGCTCGACGTCGCCGCCGATGGTGTCGATATCGGCCTGCAGCCGGCCAAGGAAGGCGGCGGTAAGGTCGTCGCCGAGCGCGTTCGCGGTCGCATTGCGCCTGGCGACATGGAATGGGCCTTCCGCTCCGCGAGTGCCGATCGGAAGTCGACCAAGTCGCCCATCGGTGTCCTCAATCCGGGTGACGTCGTCTATGTCGAGGCCAAGGAAGAGGGCTCGAGCGCCTATCGCCTCCGCCAGCTGCCGAAGGTGCAGGGCGGTCTCGTCGCCATGGACCCGCATACCGGCCGCGTGCTGGCACTTGCCGGTGGCTTCTCTTACGCCCAGTCCGAATTCAACCGCGCCACGCAGGCGATGCGTCAGCCCGGTTCGTCCTTCAAGCCCTTTGTCTACGCGGCGGCTCTCGACACGGGTTACACCCCGGCTTCGGTCATCATGGATGCACCCGTCGAATTCGTCTCCGGAGGTCAGGTCTGGCGTCCGCAGAACTACGGCGGCGGCTCGGCCGGTCCGCAGACCCTGCGCCTTGGCATCGAGAAGTCGCGTAACCTGATGACGGTGCGCCTCGCAAACGACATGGGCATGAACCTCGTCGCCGAATATGCCGAACGCTTCGGCATCTACAACAAGATGAACCCGGTGCTCGCGATGTCGCTCGGCTCGGGTGAAACCACCGTGATGCGCATGGTCTCCGCCTATGCCGTCTTCGCCAATGGCGGCAAGCAGATCAAGCCCACGCTGATTGACCGTATCCAGGACCGTCACGGCAAGACCATCTTCCGCCACGAGGACCGCATCTGCGAGGCCTGCAACGCCGAGCGCTTCACCGGCCAGGAAGAGCCTGTCGTCGTCGACAACCGCGAACAGGTTCTCGATCCGATGACAGCCTACCAGATCACCTCGATGATGGAAGGTGTCGTGACGCGTGGTACAGCTGCCGGCAAGATCAAGCTTGACCGCCCCGTCGCTGGCAAGACAGGCACGTCGAATGACGAAAAGGATGCCTGGTTCGTCGGTTACACGCCAGACCTGGTCGCCGGCGTCTATATCGGCTTCGACCAACCGGCGCCCATGGGACGCGGCTCGACCGGCGGTTCGCTTGCAGCCCCCGTCTTCAACGACTTCATGCAGATGGCAACGGCCGACACGCCACCCGGCCAGTTCTTCGTTCCGGCCGGCATGAGCTTCATTCCGGTCAATCGCACCACCGGCATGTTTGCCTATGAGGGCGAGCCCGACACGATCATCGAAGCCTTCAAGCCTGGCACGGGTCCGGCGGATTCGCTGTCGATCATCGGCATGGACGGTTACGCGGCGCCGGAGGAAATCCTGCGTGACTCGCCGCAGGCCAATCAGGCCGTCACCTCCGGTTCCGGCGGTCTGTTCTAA
- a CDS encoding GNAT family N-acetyltransferase — MTIKRITSLATAPDILTERTRLRAHRVDDFEPMVAMWQDEAIYRHIIGRPSTASETWSRLLRYIGHWHALGFGYWVIEDRADGHYIGEAGFADFRRDMDPPLGPEPEAGWAIVSASHGRGLATEVMQAAHTWIDAHNPHGQTVCILAPEHAASIRVAEKCGYTHGYDTTFAGGPTSVMKRARPRA, encoded by the coding sequence ATGACAATCAAGCGGATCACTTCGCTCGCCACGGCTCCTGACATTCTGACCGAGCGCACGCGCCTGCGGGCGCACCGCGTCGACGATTTCGAGCCGATGGTCGCCATGTGGCAGGACGAAGCCATCTACCGCCACATTATTGGCCGCCCCTCGACCGCGAGCGAAACCTGGTCGCGGCTTCTCCGTTACATTGGCCATTGGCATGCGCTCGGCTTCGGCTATTGGGTGATCGAGGACCGGGCAGATGGCCACTATATCGGGGAAGCAGGCTTCGCCGATTTCCGTCGCGACATGGATCCGCCGCTCGGGCCGGAACCCGAAGCCGGCTGGGCGATCGTCTCGGCAAGTCACGGACGCGGTCTCGCGACCGAAGTCATGCAGGCCGCCCATACGTGGATCGACGCCCATAATCCCCATGGACAGACCGTCTGTATCCTGGCGCCAGAACACGCTGCATCGATCCGCGTGGCCGAGAAATGCGGCTATACTCACGGGTATGACACCACCTTCGCCGGTGGTCCGACATCGGTGATGAAACGCGCACGTCCCCGCGCCTGA
- a CDS encoding pyridoxal phosphate-dependent aminotransferase yields the protein MISISRRSAVEPFHAMDILAEATRRRQEGRPVISMAVGQPGHPAPQAALEAARQALEGGRIGYTDALGLTGLRQALAEEYRRRHNVSVDWNRIVVTTGSSAGFNLAFLSLFDVGDAVAIARPGYPAYRSILAALGLKVVEVAVGPDTGFTLTPESLEQAQVEAGVRLKGVLLASPANPTGTVTTKAQLKAVYDYCQGEGITLISDEIYHGLTYGADETTALEIGDDAVIINSFSKYYCMTGWRIGWMVLPQELVRPVECVAQSLYISAPELSQIAALSALSATDELEHYKAACQANRDFLMARLPALGLPLLSPMDGAFYAYVDASSFTNDSMGFAKRILAETDVAVTPGRDFDPVEGHLAMRLSYAGTMAEMVEATDRLENWLSKNA from the coding sequence TTGATTTCGATTTCCCGCCGCAGCGCCGTCGAACCCTTTCACGCCATGGATATTCTGGCCGAAGCCACCCGCAGACGGCAGGAGGGACGCCCGGTCATTTCCATGGCCGTCGGTCAGCCCGGCCATCCGGCACCCCAGGCAGCGCTTGAAGCCGCGCGTCAGGCGCTCGAAGGCGGCCGAATCGGCTACACGGATGCGCTCGGGTTGACGGGCCTGCGGCAGGCGCTCGCCGAGGAATACCGGCGCCGACACAACGTCTCCGTCGACTGGAACCGCATCGTCGTCACCACAGGCTCGTCCGCCGGCTTCAACCTCGCTTTCCTGTCGCTCTTCGACGTTGGCGATGCCGTCGCCATCGCAAGGCCCGGCTATCCCGCCTATCGCAGCATCCTCGCAGCGCTTGGCCTGAAAGTGGTCGAGGTCGCCGTCGGCCCGGACACCGGCTTTACGCTGACGCCGGAAAGCCTGGAGCAGGCGCAAGTCGAGGCGGGCGTTCGCCTCAAGGGTGTGCTGCTCGCCAGCCCCGCCAATCCGACCGGCACCGTGACGACCAAGGCGCAGCTGAAGGCGGTCTATGACTATTGCCAGGGTGAGGGGATCACGCTGATCTCCGACGAGATCTATCACGGCCTGACCTATGGCGCGGATGAGACGACGGCGCTGGAGATCGGCGACGATGCCGTCATCATCAACTCCTTCTCCAAATATTACTGCATGACCGGCTGGCGGATCGGCTGGATGGTGCTGCCGCAAGAGCTGGTCCGCCCGGTCGAATGCGTCGCCCAGAGCCTTTACATCTCCGCTCCGGAACTCTCGCAGATCGCAGCGCTTTCCGCCTTGAGTGCCACGGATGAGCTGGAGCACTACAAGGCCGCCTGCCAGGCCAACCGCGATTTCCTGATGGCCCGCCTGCCGGCGCTTGGCCTGCCGCTATTGTCGCCGATGGACGGCGCCTTCTACGCCTATGTCGATGCGAGCAGCTTTACGAATGACAGCATGGGCTTTGCGAAGCGCATTCTCGCCGAGACCGATGTGGCCGTCACGCCCGGCCGTGATTTCGATCCGGTGGAGGGCCATCTGGCCATGCGGCTGTCTTATGCCGGCACCATGGCAGAGATGGTCGAGGCGACGGATCGGCTGGAAAATTGGCTGTCGAAAAACGCTTAG